AAGGGTGAATGTGAATCCGTCATTCTCATTTGGATATCTCAGAAGAAGTAAGCAGGTTAAAAATCTTTAATGTTGCAATCTCTAAACAGATTTTCGTAGCTTAGTGCTGTGTTGTATGACTTGCTAAATGCTCCAGAGTCTCCGAATGTAGTGGCTGCACGGTCAAGACTATTGATATAACAACtaaatgaaagataaatttCTGTATCTGTTAATCTTTGAACATCGAATTTCTACTAACTACGGATGCATTCCTTGGGCGGCGCTCCGTAAACTTGCAAGGCATAATTTAATAGTTTGTAATTGAACTAGTTCTTGCAGCACGAGAATCGAATCAGCTCTTCTCCTGCGACGTGTTTTCGAAGTGGTGATGGTCTTGTTTTCGATGGATGTCTTACGTTAGCAATAGCTAAACACCGATATCAGACTAAAACACAGCGATGTCAACCCACGAGATTTCAATCCAATGCGAACTTGTCTTTGTTTTGGCTAGAGTTTCATGGCTGCCCCAACCCACGAGATCCTCCTAGATGGATATAATTTGCTACACTAAGCATATCATCAATTggagtttttgcttctttttttttttttttttagcaaagtattttaattaaatggagCCTTCAGTTTTAAAGGTGATGtatgattttctttttattttttatattttgttttcttcattCCGATTTTTTGATGTAGTTTTTTTTCCCAACATATAGAGATAGTAATCAAGTAAGATGCAAATAAacgaagaaagaagaaatagaACCTGACTCTAAGGTTGTATGCCTGTGCCTCGTAGCAAGGGTTTAATGACGAGTTGGGGATTCTGAAACCTGGAGAGCCGCAGTCCACAGGAAATGGAATAAGGTTGCGTCAGTTGATTTGGCTTTCTCTTATATTTGGGCAGCCAATGAATTTGTTTGGACAACAAAAATTTGgaataaaaatttcagattttgttttgcttgcatcatacacACAATTCTGTTATGGAATTTCTGAGCCTTGTACGGACAGGTTAACCTTTTCGTAacaatggtatcagagccaggcaACGAACCCAACATCCCAGGTTCGAATCTCGTAGAGGCTCTGCCTCCTTGAAGGGGGAGTCCCAAAATTACCAGGCCGTCGAGGGCGTCGGCCTCTAAGGAGGGACGTTTGTTATGGAATTTCTGGGCCTTGTACGGACAGGTTAACTTTTTCGTAACAaatttccaatcacctttttatctcacatacatcacatcacaaaaagtgctacactAACTGGATCAAATaaattcttatccaaacaaactcaatgATATTTCCTGTCCAAATTTGGTCTAATCGAACAAACAACAATGGAAAATGTGATGTTCCTGGCACAGTGCTTTTATTCTAGGGAGCAACTTGTCTCTGCAAATCATGATTATtcctggaaaaaaaaatgctttattACAGACGTGTACTCTACATACAATTGTTTACTCGAGTAAAGTACTAAAATTCTACTCCCCTAATATTTCCTTGTGTTGAAGATTCATTGCCACGTCTACTGGATACAACCATGGTTAGCAATATCGGCCGATTCCAATACAACTCGGCCGAGTTGTAATCGGAATAGAAGGGATCGATATGATATCGATTCATGAATTGCGAATAATATCATATGTACAGCGACTTGTTCTGACTCCACCGATATTGATCGATTCGAATATGTGATACATGGTATCGATCGATATATCCGAGTTGATTCGGATATTTTTTTTAGATTGtacctttttttatattttctaatttagtaatttttgaaaatttttatgtgCTACAATGTGCGTATCACCCGATCTTCAACTGATATGCCACCACGACGGATGTGAAACAACCGTGACTGCGACCCACGACAGGCGAACCATGCTTGTACCTGTGTTTGGGCAGGAGGTCCAGTCAGTTACATACGAGAGTTCTGTTGGTATCTGGTGTGCAGAAACTAGTGAATTTAAATTTATGTGTCGATGGCTCATTATTGCAACTGGAGAGAATGCAGTACCGGCTATTCCTGATATTGCTGGATTGGGAGATTTTCGAGGCAGATTATTGCATTCAAGCAATTACACAAATGGAGCTGAGTTCAAAGGGAGTAAAATTTTGGTCGTTGGTTGTGGAAATTCAGGCATGGAGGTTAGTTTGGATCTATGCAATAGAGGTGCTCAAGTTTCTCTCGTTGTCAGAGACAAGGTAACTCATCTTCATCTAATGCCATAATAGCTACAACGTTCTTGGAACTTCACTTCAGGATGTCCAAGTAACTCGATTCATTTCAAGACTACCCATTGTACCCAAGGGAGCATTAATTTTTACTCTCTCAATGAAGTTGCTGAAATGGTTTCCACTTTCCAGTAAGACTAGTGGATATTTCCTCATCCTCTGTTCGGAGCTGATTCTAGGAAACACCAATAGACTTGGCATTGATAGACCAAAGGCAGGTCCATTGGAACTAAAAATAGCCGCTGGGAAAACTCCAGTGTTGGATGTTGGAACAATTGCTTAAGATAAGATCTGGTGAAATCAAGGTAACCTTTTGGCTGTTTATAAAATTGCAGGCTCCATGTCTCATAACGAGCGTTTCCTCCTAAACTTAAGACGACATACCAACTAAGCATGTGTATACTATACTGGGATCTGCTAATGTTCGCTTGGTGGTTGTCTTGAGCTTAAAAAGATGTTCCACCCGGTTTCTGGCTAATGAACTTTTTCTGAATATTTGCCTTACTAATGCATTATATGCATACTTCTACACTCAAGTGGTTCATGATATTCAAAAAATTAGACCTCAAGGTGCAGACTTTGCGGATGGGAAAATGGAGGATTTTGAGTTAATTCCATAGATTTATGGACAGAAGAATTTGAAACATCTAATGATGAAGGGATCCCATTCAATGTAGGCTCAGCATACTTCTGTATACTACATTCTCTTTGTATTTTAGCACATCAAGCATACCTAACCATAGGTAGTAAATGAAATTGCAAGATCTGCTTTTCCTTCTCTCGCAAAGTTAGAAATTTCCAATCCAAGATTGGGAAAGCCTGTCATTATCCTCGTCTTTTGTCTTGTACTAAGCAGCGGACCTAAAGGAACACCACCCCTTTGCCCAGTCAGAGAATTGTGATGCCCTTTGTGACCAGATCCACAAACAACAGGGAAAATAGTCCAGAGTCTCCAGACCTCAAAGAGTCCAGACATTTTTCGTCACTCGAAACAACTTTGTAGGgctcttttcaaatcataaaccGAACCATTCAGTGACGGGTCTGGTCCCTCCCACTTTCACAGTGCAATCTAATCTGCCGTGAATGAAGGGATCATCTTTGCATCCTTCGCTCAAGAAATCCAGTCAACGAAGTTgttcaaattcaaaaaaatttctccAGACCTGAATGAAAAATATGGACAGCAATGTCATTGCATTGCAGCTGTGCTTGTCATATTCCATGTATCTCATCTATACCATCGATCATTGGAAGGAATACCAGAAGATTCTTTATCGTCAAAAAGTTTGGCATTCCACTCTGTCTATCATGCCACAAGAAGTTTGGCATTCCACTCAAGTCATGCCACAATTGTAAAGACAGCCATTTTTTGAAAGACTTTCCGACTTCCTGCTTTGTGTTGCTATGGCGGTATATGGAAAGGCAAAACTTAAAACTTCTGATACAGATCAAGTATAAGAATGAGCTGAAACAGTAGCCAATTGTATGGACTATCTATATGCTGCCCAGGCTgttcaaacaaaaattttacAGATCGAAATTCAGGGTGCTTTCGGCACTTAATGTTGGGATTTTCGACTCCTCAGCCAAGTTCACAGCTGCAGATATCTGACAACATAAtcagagggaaaagaaaagcaatCAGATGCTGACACATTAGACACGTTTAATTACACTTAGGAACAATACAGTAAAAGCAATAAAGATATTGTGATAGAAGGGAAATCCAAGTTGTCAGGCTAGCACGCGAAATGCAAATTCAGGACTTCAAATGCAAAATCAGGAGAGTCCTTGAGTCAATTGATATGTCCAAAACATAAAATGGGAACTAAAATTGATGACTTGGGAGAAAGAAACCAATCTTATACACTTATCGTTGTCACAAATTTGATCATAGAATATGCTTAAGCAAAAGAAACACAAAATGCAGCTTTGACGAAAAGCCATATCAGGAGTTTTACTTGCATCGTTATATCTTAAGCAGCCTCACAAAGAAACCTGCTCGGATTGAAAATGATCTTCAGTAACAGTAATAATCTGGCCCAGATTTTCTAACTTTAACGTCGAGAAAATCTGAAATGGTCCCGTCTTCAAATCATCTTAACATTCTTATCTCTCGTTCAAAAACAGAAACGACACATTAGATGTTAGCTgtagaaaataaattaaacagaaaaaaaatttgcacaGGATTGTCACCGTCTGTCCAACCAGTTTCACTAGTAATAAGTTTCATAATCTGAAACTAAAAGCACCAAAAAGCAGGCAGCAAATAAAGTAATAATGTCTATTTTAATGTCTTTTTTATCAGAAGAAAGTTCTTTTATCTCTACTTAATCAGCTAAGGCTGAAACCGGAAAGACTTTTAGAAGTATTctgaaccccaaaaaaaaaaaaaaggaacctgTTGACCTTTCAAAGATTTACAAGCATTATCATACAAAGGCCCAAATATTTCGTGAAAGCTTGCAGAAAAAAAGAATATCTGGGAACAATTCAATGATCAAAGCACATATACACAGCTGATGAGGGTACGAGACTGAGAATATGAATTTGAGCGAGTCCCAGTTCAGGCAATATGTGAAAATCTATTCCCGAAATAGTCAGTGTCAAATTGGAACATGAGCTGATACACTTACTCTTAGTCAGAGAGAGCCAAAGATTGCCAGCTAAGTTGTATGCTATCCTAGCAAGCTTCTATTTGAAATTGATTCCACGCATGGCTTGGTAGTTTATAGGTGACCCAAACCCAAGTTCTTTCCTTCTTCTAAAACTAAAAAGGTGGAGCTCAACTAATCTCTAACCAAAATGCCATGTTGGCATCACCAATTCAATTGCTTCTCCAGTTGTACATTAAGCCAGCAAAGGCATTCAAATACAAATTTCAAGTAGGAAATATACTAGTTGTAATACGATTAATTGAATATAAACACTAGATACAAAAGGGTCTACCATACTATACAGTTTAATACCTGATCCAACGATAATGTATTAGGGCTATTATCTACCACTAACTTCATTTGCATGATTCCTAAGTAAAGGCAAACACATGGCAGAAAAGCAGTTTAGAAAGCACATACCGAAGTAGTATAAGTCAAACATAGTTGGcataaatttttcaaattgacGAAGTACCTGGACTTGGCAACACTGCTAATCATTATACATGGTGACAAAACAAAACCCGAAAAACACAACTCTCCTCGTCTATAAAGCCAAATACATTTTTCACCATGAAAGAATAACATAACACCAGTTCCTTAACCACAAGTTTACTCATTTCCCATCATTACAGCGACGGAAAACTTGAAAACAAAGAACCTGACTAGAAAAATTGAAACTAACACATAAAAGCATGCCAACGACAATTAAACAAGGACAGAAATTTATGCAAATAGAAGTAACATACCTTAAAACTCCCGTTTAAGCTAGAAGTCCTGGTCCAGTCCAATCCCAACACCTTAGTGGAGCTCCGATAGGAAGCTCTAACCACATCATTCCCGTAAATCCTACGGGAAACAGCAAAATCCCACGCATTCTTCCCGAAATCATAGCTGGGCTCCACAGTAGTCAAGCCGTCATGAGTATAACTGTACTTCAACATGCAATCATTATCCGAATGAAAACCATAACAAGCAGAAACCTTGTTAGCCGAGTCTATCAGAAAAGTCCCATCCAATGCCGTCCGATTCTCCCCCTTCCAGTGCGTGTACGTCAAGTTCAACGGCCTCTCCATTACCCTCACCGTATTCATAAATTCAAACCTCACGTCCTTAAACATTATACACACACAATCAAAAAGAGAATTCTTTCGTCATtaaaacaaagggaaaaaaaaaaaagagcggaAATTAGAAATCAGTAGTTAGGCTATTGTTAGAGACGTACTTTATTAGGGAAGTTGTAGTCGATGGTGAAGGAGGCTGGCTTCTCAACGGAGAGAGTGAGGCCGTTCAACGAAGGTCCGTTGACGAAGCAGGCGTCGGTGATGGAAGCTTTGAGTTTCACGTCGCCGCCGTCGAGGGTGACAGTGCCGACGGCGCCAGTGACGTCGCTATCGTAGTGTCCATTGAGCGCGGCTTttatcattttccttttttttttcttttcctaatttttctggGCGGAAATATTTACGGAGGAATTGAGGCGGGCGAGTGGATTTTGCGGGGATCCATTTATGGTTGTTGGGGTTTTTTAGGGGCGGTGGTGGAGGGAACGAGGGAAaggtttttaatattttttttttaaaaaaaaaaatctacaccACAGACTAGAGGCGGATATGGATTCGGTGAGTCCGGATGTCCTTGGACTTTTGTGCTGTTGTTTTCAGTTGAAATGCAATCCCTTTCATCGTCCAATTGAGCTGTGTGGACCAATTGGGCCTTTTGCCTAATTGTTTTATTGGATTGTAAGATCCTCCAGAGTGGGCTTAAAAGGATAGCTGGACAGCACACCGAAGGCTTTATAATGTCAGCTCCGCAACGCAAGACTTATATTTTGCGTGCGAATTGGGATCCAACGTAGCCAGATTGAGGTGGGGAAAGGGCAAAAAAGGTAAATAGAAAGGCGAAAGAAGATTGAGGATACGAGGACTCGACAAATTAGAACTAAGACGAAGAACTACAATATATATGGTTAGGTCCATTGGAGATAACTTCAATCTGTCGTGTGACGCTAAAATTTACACCACATCATGATAATATATCATCTGTCCATTAAATACAGTAGAACTTGTCTTCTCATATAGTGCATTTGGCATCAAGAAAACCAACATGCTGAATTGACAGCACTTATTTTGACTGTTGCCCAAACGAGAACAAAGAAAGACGAAAAAACATGTTTGTTTGTCCTTGTAGTAGAAGCTCATAGTAATCACAGTTCAACATTTTGTCTTGTTTGGGGTACTGAtgtttctcttccttttttcttttttttttttctcttttctttcgtGAAGGAACTGATGATGTTCACGACCCAAAGCAAAAAGGAATGGTCACCGGGGGGATCCTCAATCCTCATCCAAAAGTGTTGAATCC
The genomic region above belongs to Coffea arabica cultivar ET-39 chromosome 7c, Coffea Arabica ET-39 HiFi, whole genome shotgun sequence and contains:
- the LOC113700169 gene encoding outer envelope pore protein 24, chloroplastic codes for the protein MIKAALNGHYDSDVTGAVGTVTLDGGDVKLKASITDACFVNGPSLNGLTLSVEKPASFTIDYNFPNKDVRFEFMNTVRVMERPLNLTYTHWKGENRTALDGTFLIDSANKVSACYGFHSDNDCMLKYSYTHDGLTTVEPSYDFGKNAWDFAVSRRIYGNDVVRASYRSSTKVLGLDWTRTSSLNGSFKISAAVNLAEESKIPTLSAESTLNFDL